The Sulfitobacter sp. SK011 genome has a window encoding:
- a CDS encoding TRAP transporter large permease: MSPVVFLAALFLSVPVAIVLVITAIWYIWESGNTVLYDSFAQKMFAGLENYGLLAVPLFMLTGELMNEGGMTKRLINMARVFVGGFRGGLAYINLLANMFMAAIIGSATAQIAVMSRAMVPAMEEEGYDKGFSAATTAAGGLLAPVIPPSMMFVIYGVLAQVPIGDMFIAGIIPGLLLSLAFVMVITIVGWSQQFPKGVWMSRGEAGRALVQALPALLIPLAIIGGILFGVATPTESAAIASLIAFLVGWLVYGELKPGHLGEMFKRTAVNASMIIFMISAASVFGWVIIYEEVPQKLAGLITSVTSDPFMFFLIVNCALLLVGMVIDGIAAIILITPILLPIATGSYDISPYQFGVVICLNLVLGLLTPPVGIGLYIASSMSNTPPGAILKALWPFLLAVALVLVLLSYFASLSTILI, translated from the coding sequence ATGAGCCCGGTCGTCTTTCTTGCCGCATTGTTCCTGTCTGTTCCTGTGGCGATCGTGTTGGTGATTACGGCCATCTGGTACATCTGGGAAAGCGGCAACACAGTTCTTTACGACAGTTTTGCGCAAAAGATGTTTGCCGGGCTTGAAAATTACGGCTTGCTGGCTGTGCCCCTGTTCATGCTGACCGGCGAGCTGATGAACGAAGGTGGGATGACCAAGCGTCTAATCAACATGGCGCGGGTGTTTGTCGGCGGGTTTCGGGGCGGTCTGGCCTATATCAATCTGCTGGCCAATATGTTCATGGCGGCCATCATCGGCTCCGCCACTGCTCAAATTGCGGTGATGTCCCGGGCCATGGTGCCTGCGATGGAAGAAGAAGGTTATGACAAGGGATTTTCCGCTGCCACAACCGCTGCCGGTGGCCTGTTGGCACCGGTTATTCCGCCTTCGATGATGTTTGTCATCTATGGGGTTCTGGCTCAGGTACCGATTGGCGATATGTTTATTGCGGGTATTATTCCCGGACTTTTATTGTCGCTGGCCTTTGTCATGGTGATTACCATCGTCGGGTGGAGCCAGCAGTTTCCAAAGGGCGTTTGGATGTCGCGCGGGGAAGCCGGCCGCGCATTAGTTCAAGCGTTGCCCGCGCTGTTGATCCCCCTGGCGATCATCGGCGGCATCTTGTTTGGCGTGGCAACACCGACTGAATCAGCGGCCATCGCATCGCTGATCGCGTTTCTGGTGGGCTGGCTGGTTTATGGAGAACTGAAGCCCGGACATCTGGGCGAAATGTTCAAGCGCACCGCAGTCAATGCGTCGATGATCATCTTTATGATCTCGGCGGCCAGCGTCTTTGGCTGGGTGATCATATATGAGGAGGTGCCACAGAAGCTGGCTGGGCTCATCACTTCGGTGACCTCCGATCCGTTCATGTTCTTTTTGATTGTGAATTGCGCGCTGTTGTTGGTTGGTATGGTAATAGATGGCATCGCCGCGATCATTCTGATCACACCAATTCTGCTGCCGATCGCGACGGGTTCTTATGACATCAGCCCCTATCAGTTCGGTGTTGTGATCTGCCTGAATCTGGTTCTGGGTCTGTTGACACCGCCCGTTGGCATCGGCCTCTATATCGCATCATCGATGAGCAACACACCGCCCGGTGCGATCCTCAAGGCGCTTTGGCCGTTTCTTCTTGCTGTTGCCTTGGTTCTGGTCCTGCTGAGTTATTTTGCCAGCTTGTCGACGATCCTGATTTAA
- a CDS encoding response regulator, producing the protein MSTAIMAWELRQNQKLVEQSTERFHYLELAAEADRDFGEMRYWLTDLSVSLLTLSERRAQAARERLNEKLAEVEKFAPDAVTQIRRGVEDYANAALEAADAYTEERRVIGNTLSAQARQGSDAVDGALKTLISDLASQAANSEQLAASAARRSMIRSVVACIVILISGSYLTWRVLGSILSPLSRINRAISDLNAGVEDVELPTEGPDELGRMSSAVRALHESQGYRRKLEAEAENQRMTILTAIETIPDGFALFDADDNLVLTNERYRNMFSNIAHLLHPGTPFRDILAANAASDPEATGGMAPEQWIEERLRDHREPSAVRREVRINGAWVHVSRSKTPDGGTVAVYSDISDLIQKQAELEEAREGAETANEAKSRFLASMSHELRTPLNAIIGYSEMLIDDAQDSGDDTSVDDLEKIMNSGQHLLALINDILDLSKIEAGKMEVHIERFAIAPLVEDVAATIRPIIEKNNNTLVTEIKARSADINTDKTKLRQNLFNLLSNAAKFTKSGRIELIVDDSDGAIDFTIRDNGIGMTEEQKGRLFQAFMQADSSTTRNYGGTGLGLAIVKQFTEMVGGIVKVETEPGKGSAFTLSYPNQMPSDQLHMGAHPDQGKAGSVLVIDDDPKALEAMTHLLNAEGFKPITASNANAGLELAAKHRPDAIVLDIIMPERDGWSVLRALKDDPDLCEIPVILATVLGDREMGLAFGAVDHLTKPINSQRLIDTLNAFSGGADREALVVDDDAASRALFRRILVREGWAVREASDGVRALAQLEIKLPTLMVLDLMMPNLDGFETLRALRERREFDALPVIIATSKDLTREEMDWLQSHALDVVIKGQSGRADLMAAIRRNLVTSDRKGDIVP; encoded by the coding sequence GTGAGCACTGCCATCATGGCGTGGGAGTTGCGGCAAAATCAAAAGTTGGTCGAACAATCGACCGAACGGTTTCACTATCTTGAACTTGCAGCAGAGGCGGACCGTGATTTTGGCGAGATGCGCTATTGGCTGACTGACCTTTCGGTCAGTTTGCTTACGCTCTCTGAACGCCGGGCTCAGGCCGCGCGCGAACGGCTTAATGAGAAACTTGCAGAAGTTGAGAAATTTGCCCCGGACGCCGTGACGCAGATCAGGCGCGGCGTGGAAGATTACGCGAATGCGGCGCTGGAGGCAGCGGACGCCTATACCGAAGAGAGGCGGGTGATCGGCAACACATTATCCGCTCAGGCGCGGCAGGGCAGCGACGCTGTGGATGGCGCGCTCAAGACCCTGATCAGCGACCTTGCAAGCCAGGCTGCGAACAGCGAACAACTGGCCGCGAGTGCAGCGCGGCGGTCCATGATCAGATCCGTCGTGGCCTGCATAGTGATCCTGATTTCAGGGTCATATCTGACGTGGCGGGTGCTTGGGTCGATACTGTCCCCCCTGAGCAGGATCAACCGGGCAATTTCCGATCTGAACGCGGGCGTCGAGGACGTGGAATTGCCCACCGAAGGCCCTGACGAGCTTGGCCGCATGTCGAGCGCCGTGCGTGCCCTTCACGAAAGTCAGGGCTACCGCAGGAAACTTGAGGCTGAAGCCGAAAACCAGCGGATGACGATATTGACGGCGATAGAAACCATTCCGGACGGCTTTGCCCTTTTTGATGCGGACGATAATCTTGTTCTGACAAATGAACGGTACCGGAATATGTTTTCCAACATTGCGCATCTCCTGCACCCCGGCACGCCGTTTCGGGATATTCTTGCTGCGAATGCGGCCAGCGATCCTGAGGCCACTGGCGGCATGGCCCCTGAGCAATGGATCGAAGAGAGGTTGAGAGATCATAGAGAGCCAAGTGCGGTCCGCCGCGAAGTGCGGATCAACGGCGCTTGGGTCCATGTCTCAAGAAGCAAAACCCCGGACGGCGGTACCGTTGCCGTCTACAGCGATATTTCCGACCTGATCCAAAAGCAGGCCGAGCTTGAGGAAGCGCGAGAAGGCGCTGAAACCGCCAACGAAGCGAAGAGCCGGTTTCTGGCCTCAATGAGTCATGAGCTGCGCACGCCGCTCAACGCGATTATCGGGTACAGTGAAATGCTGATCGATGACGCGCAGGATTCCGGCGATGACACGTCTGTCGATGATCTGGAAAAGATCATGAATTCTGGTCAGCACCTGCTGGCTTTGATCAATGACATCCTCGATTTGTCCAAGATTGAAGCGGGGAAAATGGAAGTCCATATTGAGCGCTTTGCGATTGCACCGCTTGTCGAGGATGTGGCCGCCACGATCCGGCCCATCATCGAAAAAAACAACAATACGCTGGTCACTGAGATCAAGGCCCGCAGCGCAGACATCAATACAGACAAGACCAAATTGCGTCAGAACCTTTTCAACTTGCTGTCGAATGCCGCGAAATTCACCAAATCCGGTAGGATCGAGCTGATCGTTGATGACAGTGATGGCGCAATCGACTTTACGATCCGCGACAATGGGATCGGCATGACCGAAGAGCAAAAGGGACGTCTTTTTCAGGCCTTCATGCAAGCCGACAGTTCGACCACGCGCAACTATGGCGGCACAGGTCTGGGTCTGGCCATCGTCAAGCAATTCACGGAAATGGTCGGCGGTATTGTGAAGGTTGAGACGGAACCGGGCAAAGGGTCAGCTTTTACGCTCAGCTATCCCAATCAGATGCCATCAGATCAATTGCACATGGGCGCGCATCCCGATCAGGGAAAGGCGGGTTCAGTACTGGTCATTGATGACGATCCCAAGGCGCTTGAAGCGATGACCCATTTGCTGAATGCCGAAGGATTTAAGCCGATCACGGCTTCCAACGCGAACGCCGGGCTGGAACTGGCGGCCAAGCACCGTCCCGACGCCATCGTGCTCGACATCATCATGCCCGAGCGCGATGGCTGGTCCGTGCTGCGCGCACTCAAGGACGATCCGGATCTTTGCGAGATACCCGTCATCCTTGCAACAGTGCTGGGAGATCGCGAAATGGGGCTGGCGTTTGGTGCCGTGGATCATCTGACCAAGCCGATCAATTCACAACGGCTTATTGATACGTTGAATGCGTTTTCCGGCGGTGCCGACCGGGAAGCGCTTGTTGTTGACGATGATGCCGCCAGCAGGGCCCTTTTCAGGCGTATTCTTGTGCGCGAAGGTTGGGCTGTTCGCGAAGCTTCAGACGGCGTCAGGGCTTTGGCGCAATTGGAAATCAAGCTTCCCACGCTCATGGTGCTGGATCTGATGATGCCGAACCTCGATGGTTTTGAAACGCTTCGTGCGCTGCGCGAACGGCGCGAATTTGACGCGCTTCCGGTTATCATTGCAACCTCGAAGGATCTGACACGGGAAGAAATGGATTGGCTGCAATCACATGCCCTTGATGTTGTGATCAAAGGGCAAAGTGGCCGTGCCGACCTGATGGCTGCGATCCGGCGAAACCTTGTCACCTCTGACAGGAAAGGAGATATTGTCCCATGA
- a CDS encoding S8 family serine peptidase, which translates to MAVKLYIFDESKFMLATNLDAVGYSLSDFNPPAGLIPDGPSNNPWKALGPDDEPINQPQAAGLGYGWSFEVGSAAEARTLIDDFRNRARSIGRADISRVLGIDVTPSSMGLAERGQHWCSNSGHGYHFGTRRLGRGLIAAGALGDKKLTGKGVKVFLVDQGVSQTYIEGLGGTYGGGMSWEVDGEVKFPGQGSSNNVRLPHQHGSMLMRSLIELAPDAHFYDLPMIPGRITDVESFTIKALFGLFFLRYVYLSQTGPWVILNAWGIVDRFAESLRGYYTNDPDHYLNHLVKLIAQKHDVVFAAGNSGQFCSDPRSTVYDRGPSRSIWGANGLSDVTSVGAVRTDGAWIGASSQGPGPEGFVTETDTPKKPDLCAPSWFVEDGNAHLRSGGTSSASAVVAGAIAALREGWDVSTVAPAEMRRALQDGARRVTSPGWNDRTGFGILNLKDTMTQLSA; encoded by the coding sequence ATGGCCGTGAAACTTTATATTTTCGACGAGAGCAAATTTATGCTGGCGACGAACCTGGATGCGGTTGGGTATAGTCTTTCAGATTTTAATCCGCCGGCAGGGCTGATCCCGGACGGGCCGAGCAACAATCCTTGGAAAGCACTCGGTCCGGACGACGAACCAATCAACCAGCCACAGGCCGCCGGCTTGGGGTATGGCTGGTCATTCGAGGTCGGCTCGGCGGCAGAAGCCCGCACTTTGATTGACGATTTCAGGAACAGAGCGCGTTCCATCGGGAGAGCGGACATATCCCGCGTTCTGGGGATAGATGTGACGCCAAGTTCAATGGGTCTTGCAGAGCGGGGCCAGCACTGGTGTTCAAACAGTGGGCATGGATATCACTTTGGCACACGACGTCTTGGTCGTGGGCTTATCGCGGCGGGTGCGCTGGGCGACAAAAAGCTCACTGGAAAAGGGGTCAAAGTGTTTCTGGTCGATCAGGGGGTCAGCCAAACCTATATCGAGGGCCTTGGCGGCACATACGGTGGCGGAATGTCCTGGGAGGTTGATGGTGAGGTCAAGTTTCCGGGCCAAGGGTCATCTAATAATGTCAGGCTGCCCCACCAGCATGGGTCGATGTTGATGCGATCCTTGATCGAGCTTGCCCCAGACGCCCATTTTTATGATCTGCCGATGATCCCCGGCAGAATTACGGATGTCGAAAGCTTTACCATCAAGGCACTCTTTGGACTCTTTTTCCTGAGGTACGTTTATTTGTCACAAACCGGTCCATGGGTGATCCTTAATGCATGGGGAATTGTCGACCGCTTTGCCGAAAGTCTGAGGGGGTACTATACAAATGATCCCGATCATTACCTGAACCATCTCGTCAAACTGATTGCTCAGAAACATGATGTTGTATTTGCCGCTGGAAACAGCGGTCAATTTTGTTCGGACCCGCGATCAACCGTCTATGACAGAGGACCCTCGCGCAGCATATGGGGCGCAAACGGCTTGTCCGACGTCACCTCGGTCGGGGCGGTGCGCACCGATGGGGCCTGGATCGGTGCATCCTCACAGGGGCCGGGACCAGAAGGGTTCGTAACGGAAACGGACACTCCCAAGAAACCTGACCTCTGCGCACCAAGTTGGTTTGTGGAAGATGGCAACGCCCATTTGCGCAGCGGTGGCACCTCGTCAGCATCGGCTGTTGTGGCGGGCGCAATCGCAGCACTTCGAGAGGGGTGGGACGTATCCACAGTTGCGCCCGCAGAAATGCGCAGAGCGTTGCAGGATGGTGCACGCCGGGTGACATCGCCGGGTTGGAACGATCGGACAGGTTTTGGAATTCTGAACCTCAAAGACACAATGACGCAATTGTCGGCTTAG
- a CDS encoding phosphatase PAP2 family protein produces the protein MSGPGGPIGTFDARDARDARDARDARDARDARGEAQYGGSPGYIGVGISPHTVPENPAAPAVEDYWWAGLQWPQTSPEVLDGTGDPKRLHKIYKSYNTAEFKNWSPGNDAIAFLSEFAALSSNAQDKPDWIDIVLPDPARTTNNQTGVTDFGAGQPKWDLEDELTELVGLIEYRAGVMSEALQQRDTLIGYFQGIVPFTYLSHPYTFKLCHNALVVAQFLAYHFKKKFNRPRPSQLHPALMPPIDVPQHASYPSAHATEAWLIAYCLDEVMRDGNGANDKIMETVTAGQPVRNALHDMASRIARNREVLGVHFPSDSEAGKRLAFSAFPIVKKCPSVLALGDNKLLDKARAEWAGTKSVAP, from the coding sequence ATGTCAGGACCAGGCGGACCGATTGGAACTTTTGATGCACGCGATGCCAGAGACGCACGAGATGCGCGCGACGCACGCGATGCGAGGGACGCAAGAGGGGAGGCACAATATGGCGGCAGCCCCGGTTATATTGGTGTCGGAATATCGCCACATACTGTGCCCGAAAACCCGGCAGCGCCCGCAGTTGAGGATTATTGGTGGGCAGGCCTTCAATGGCCTCAGACGTCGCCGGAAGTATTGGATGGCACGGGCGACCCAAAACGGCTGCACAAGATTTACAAATCCTACAACACGGCTGAATTCAAAAACTGGTCACCGGGCAATGACGCCATCGCTTTTCTGTCAGAATTCGCGGCCCTGTCCTCCAACGCGCAGGACAAGCCGGACTGGATAGACATCGTACTGCCAGACCCTGCGCGCACCACGAACAATCAAACGGGCGTGACCGACTTTGGTGCTGGTCAGCCCAAGTGGGATCTTGAGGATGAGCTTACCGAGTTGGTCGGCCTGATTGAGTATCGCGCCGGGGTCATGAGTGAAGCTTTGCAGCAGCGTGATACGCTGATCGGATATTTTCAAGGGATCGTGCCGTTCACCTATCTGTCACATCCCTACACCTTCAAATTATGCCACAACGCATTGGTTGTTGCGCAATTTCTGGCATACCATTTCAAAAAGAAATTCAACCGCCCGCGACCCTCGCAATTACACCCCGCTTTGATGCCGCCGATTGATGTCCCGCAACACGCCTCCTATCCAAGTGCGCATGCCACCGAGGCTTGGCTCATCGCATATTGTCTGGACGAGGTTATGCGCGATGGAAATGGTGCAAACGATAAGATCATGGAGACAGTCACCGCAGGCCAACCGGTCCGCAATGCGCTGCACGACATGGCAAGTCGCATTGCCAGAAACCGCGAAGTGCTGGGCGTACATTTCCCCTCTGACAGCGAAGCAGGAAAACGGCTTGCCTTTAGCGCGTTTCCAATCGTCAAAAAATGCCCCTCGGTTCTGGCGCTCGGCGACAATAAGCTTCTTGATAAGGCACGGGCAGAATGGGCGGGGACGAAATCTGTGGCCCCTTAA
- a CDS encoding adenylate/guanylate cyclase domain-containing protein: MSPQSCSAKNFIPAPSLPGKGNGDDYAVLVSANSSPTTGTDDTPVALTSPPEPDRRTQTSAARQLLCLAIVDVVGFSAMMRADEEGTFHRWTGLREELILPLLASHGGVLVNTTGDGIFATFTNPVDGVQWSRELQSKARQRRQGLSMRVSLNYCTVLRDGKDLLGDGINVAARLQELTPTGGVVLTQSVQEEIKDHAEFETRPFGPVTLRNIDGDVMAFELMTDGRHHSEPAPGITKLPSIAVMPFVNLGGQEKDDYLGAGIVEDIVVSLSSHEDLTVISRSSTLAFARQPIDPKAVGEVLDVRYLITGTIRRSNDRIRISAQLLDAGAGQQLTSLRRDFEVKDIFAVQDEIVETTLTHLLPGVHSAERRRVFRKWPSSLSGYDNYLKALDLIGSLQRIQFESALSHLNQAIKADPGFSLPLAWAARWYSLNVGQGWSKDPQDDSAKAAELAMRAIRIDENNALAQATYGHVRSYLFGDFETAITHMEHATEINPNSSTAWLLSSVTLSSLGRHEEAIAAAERSLRLSPFDQWLFIHYAFLGIANYDAGNYERALIWLSRGLAENPRYTSALRTLAVTQIALGNGEKANEAIAQLLELEPNFNLSAYGRTRRLYSNPAQADLFRDRLRQAGAPQ; encoded by the coding sequence ATGTCGCCGCAATCTTGTTCTGCCAAGAATTTCATTCCAGCACCTTCTTTGCCAGGCAAAGGAAATGGTGATGATTACGCGGTTTTGGTCTCAGCAAATAGCAGCCCAACAACGGGCACCGACGACACACCTGTGGCGTTGACCTCGCCACCCGAGCCTGACCGCAGAACGCAAACGTCTGCGGCACGGCAACTGCTTTGCCTCGCAATCGTCGACGTGGTCGGTTTCTCTGCCATGATGCGTGCCGACGAAGAAGGGACGTTTCATCGCTGGACGGGGCTGCGCGAAGAATTGATATTGCCGCTATTGGCATCTCATGGCGGTGTTTTGGTCAACACCACAGGCGATGGCATCTTCGCGACATTCACAAACCCTGTAGACGGCGTGCAATGGAGTCGCGAGCTTCAGTCCAAGGCAAGACAACGCCGTCAGGGGCTTTCGATGCGGGTTTCCCTGAATTACTGCACGGTCTTGCGCGATGGCAAGGATCTGCTGGGTGATGGCATAAATGTCGCCGCCCGATTGCAGGAACTCACACCGACGGGCGGCGTGGTTCTGACCCAGTCCGTGCAGGAAGAAATCAAAGATCACGCCGAATTTGAAACGCGCCCGTTTGGTCCCGTCACCCTGCGTAACATTGACGGCGATGTGATGGCCTTTGAACTGATGACTGACGGGCGCCACCACAGCGAACCGGCACCCGGCATCACCAAATTACCCTCAATAGCGGTGATGCCGTTTGTGAACTTGGGCGGGCAGGAAAAGGACGACTATCTCGGTGCCGGCATCGTCGAGGACATTGTCGTATCCCTTTCGAGCCACGAAGACCTGACCGTCATTTCGCGATCTTCAACGCTGGCATTTGCACGACAGCCGATAGATCCAAAGGCCGTTGGCGAAGTTCTGGATGTCCGTTACCTGATCACTGGCACAATTCGTCGGTCAAACGACCGCATCCGTATTTCCGCCCAGTTGCTTGACGCGGGTGCCGGACAGCAGCTCACCAGCCTGCGGCGGGACTTTGAAGTAAAAGATATCTTTGCTGTTCAGGACGAGATTGTCGAAACAACGCTGACCCATTTATTGCCGGGAGTGCATTCGGCCGAACGACGCAGGGTCTTTCGAAAATGGCCCTCGTCCCTGTCTGGCTACGACAACTACCTCAAAGCCCTCGATCTGATCGGCAGTCTGCAACGAATACAGTTCGAGAGCGCCCTAAGCCATCTCAATCAAGCCATCAAAGCCGATCCGGGGTTTTCTTTGCCCTTGGCCTGGGCGGCACGGTGGTACAGTCTGAACGTTGGACAGGGTTGGTCCAAAGATCCTCAAGACGATTCAGCCAAAGCAGCCGAACTTGCCATGCGCGCTATTCGTATCGACGAAAACAACGCGCTGGCGCAGGCAACCTACGGACACGTAAGATCGTATTTGTTCGGCGATTTCGAAACCGCGATCACCCACATGGAACACGCGACCGAAATCAATCCCAACAGTTCAACCGCATGGCTCTTGTCCAGTGTCACGCTATCCAGTCTCGGCCGGCATGAAGAAGCCATCGCAGCCGCCGAACGGTCACTGCGGCTGTCGCCATTTGATCAGTGGTTGTTCATTCACTACGCATTTCTGGGAATTGCGAATTACGATGCCGGAAATTACGAAAGAGCATTGATCTGGCTTTCCCGCGGCCTCGCTGAAAATCCCCGGTACACCAGCGCGCTGCGCACATTGGCGGTGACACAGATCGCTTTGGGAAATGGTGAAAAGGCGAACGAAGCAATCGCCCAACTTTTGGAACTGGAACCAAATTTTAATCTTTCGGCGTACGGGCGTACCCGAAGACTTTACAGCAACCCTGCGCAGGCGGACCTTTTTCGCGACCGTCTGCGTCAGGCTGGTGCTCCACAGTAA
- a CDS encoding DUF3365 domain-containing protein, whose protein sequence is MTKFWPILLVSFSLLIAAKPDPIAAQQSLAALADEGQRLASLLRVGRGVISNNQDLINDPTIGDKGLSSAAFMKAVEANYIELHGTAPLEGGLSPEQIRLTEAQLASMSEVMDEHQDLINSEGMAFKGFIPAIFARLVNERFVSKLGDDAKVKVTAPLHLVRNRKARPDEWENAVLTDKFNSADWPKGDAFYEEISVDGSMTFRMLIPEYYGESCLSCHGGPKGEVDVTGFPKEGGAAGDLAGAISITLKK, encoded by the coding sequence ATGACCAAATTTTGGCCAATTCTCCTCGTTTCCTTTTCTTTGCTTATTGCAGCAAAACCAGATCCGATTGCAGCCCAGCAAAGCCTTGCCGCGCTGGCGGATGAAGGGCAGCGGCTTGCCTCGCTCTTGCGGGTCGGGCGCGGGGTTATTTCCAACAATCAAGACCTCATAAACGATCCCACCATCGGTGACAAAGGCCTGAGCAGCGCGGCATTTATGAAAGCCGTTGAAGCGAACTACATCGAATTGCACGGCACCGCGCCGCTTGAAGGGGGGCTGAGCCCGGAACAGATACGCCTGACCGAGGCCCAGTTGGCATCCATGTCTGAGGTGATGGACGAGCATCAGGATTTGATCAATTCGGAAGGTATGGCTTTTAAGGGTTTCATCCCGGCGATATTTGCGCGGCTGGTGAACGAACGCTTTGTCAGCAAGTTGGGTGACGACGCCAAGGTTAAGGTCACGGCACCCCTTCACCTCGTGCGCAACCGAAAGGCCCGCCCGGATGAATGGGAAAACGCGGTTCTGACGGACAAATTCAACAGCGCGGACTGGCCAAAGGGTGATGCCTTTTACGAAGAGATATCGGTTGATGGATCGATGACCTTCCGAATGCTGATACCCGAATATTACGGTGAGTCCTGCCTGTCGTGTCATGGCGGACCAAAGGGTGAAGTGGATGTCACGGGCTTTCCCAAGGAGGGCGGTGCCGCAGGCGATCTTGCGGGTGCGATCAGCATCACACTTAAGAAATGA
- a CDS encoding type 1 glutamine amidotransferase domain-containing protein, which yields MKILMVLTSHDELGDTGKKTGFWLEEFAAPYYVFKDAGADITLASPKGGQPPLDPSSNTDDAQTDATKRFKADDAAQKHLAKTEVLSTISAEGFDAIFYPGGHGPLWDLAEDSDSKKLLETFAASERPIGAVCHAPAVFKHPKGSDGKPLVSGKTVTGFTNTEEEGVGLTDVVPFLVEDMLKENGGDYQKGDDWASFVVTDGKLVTGQNPASSEEAAHKLLALL from the coding sequence ATGAAAATTCTCATGGTTCTCACCTCCCACGATGAGTTGGGCGATACAGGCAAAAAGACCGGCTTTTGGCTCGAAGAATTTGCGGCACCTTACTATGTGTTCAAAGACGCGGGTGCGGACATTACTTTGGCATCGCCCAAGGGTGGTCAGCCGCCACTCGACCCCTCAAGCAATACAGATGACGCCCAAACGGATGCCACCAAGCGGTTCAAAGCGGACGACGCCGCGCAAAAGCATTTGGCCAAGACCGAAGTTTTGTCCACCATTTCTGCCGAAGGGTTCGACGCGATTTTCTATCCCGGTGGCCATGGTCCGCTTTGGGATTTAGCCGAAGACAGCGATAGCAAGAAACTGCTTGAAACCTTCGCTGCCAGTGAGCGGCCCATCGGTGCCGTCTGCCATGCCCCGGCAGTGTTTAAGCACCCCAAAGGCTCGGACGGCAAGCCGCTTGTCTCGGGCAAGACCGTGACCGGCTTTACCAATACCGAAGAAGAAGGTGTCGGCCTCACCGACGTCGTGCCATTTCTGGTCGAAGACATGCTGAAAGAAAACGGCGGCGACTATCAGAAAGGCGACGACTGGGCCTCTTTCGTGGTGACCGATGGCAAGCTTGTCACCGGTCAGAACCCAGCATCATCCGAAGAAGCCGCGCACAAGTTGTTGGCACTTTTGTAA